One Spiroplasma endosymbiont of Dioctria linearis DNA segment encodes these proteins:
- a CDS encoding adenine phosphoribosyltransferase encodes MDIKKYILDVHNFPIEGVTFKDITPLLNDKDVFKYVIDKMVEYVKAKKATVIVAPEARGFLFASAVAYAANCRFVLVRKPGKLPRKVKDVEYVLEYGKGHIQMHVGDLKENDNVIIVDDVLATGGTMKAIVELVNQEKAKVGGIVFVADLSFLHEPDLFKEFDSKSLVTY; translated from the coding sequence ATGGATATAAAGAAATATATTTTAGATGTTCATAATTTCCCAATAGAGGGAGTAACCTTTAAAGATATTACTCCGTTATTAAATGATAAAGATGTTTTTAAATATGTAATTGATAAAATGGTTGAGTATGTCAAAGCAAAAAAGGCAACTGTTATAGTTGCTCCAGAAGCTAGGGGTTTCTTATTTGCATCAGCAGTTGCATATGCAGCAAACTGTAGATTTGTTTTAGTAAGAAAACCTGGAAAATTACCAAGAAAAGTAAAAGATGTTGAATATGTTTTAGAATATGGTAAAGGTCATATTCAAATGCATGTGGGAGACTTAAAAGAAAACGATAATGTAATTATCGTAGATGATGTATTAGCAACAGGGGGTACTATGAAAGCTATTGTGGAACTTGTTAATCAAGAGAAAGCAAAAGTTGGAGGAATAGTATTTGTAGCTGATTTATCATTCCTACATGAACCAGATTTATTTAAGGAATTTGACTCAAAAAGTTTAGTAACTTATTAG
- a CDS encoding YitT family ABC transporter, with protein MEKNNLNEIIEDIQEATQEIIQEEVVEFQSSEEKKSINKLAKELNRGGNIDGELLSNLENKIMSKREQKLLVQQYFRTKFIRDFFKIILAAFLITITFDYFITPTGRGGLFPAGAGAIARFFATLTFPNQDQVQLQSSFYFIYYFAINIPLFIFGYIKLGKKFTFTTFIFIIMQIGFDQIIQNIPFINPREFNLLVNYQLIGSMPGSWNTGIWLFIFAALGGFLLGFSYSIVYKIGSSTGGLDFLTVFLSNKTNKPVGSLNRKVNFIILAVVIILNTIIIPMSLINSDIKINILQSGNYYQDNNLLKSMWDFAIENGALVGDNNNLRWDPVFEAWFNNIIYSNDYTSIESARNLFDGSASFTKDQYEFLVQFVCKKGYGDDLVNVNQGLVWHIKFLFIFGPSLFASFSLVIFAGMSTNIFYPKYTVRTYMITTNTPKEINKMLLENGFQNDILNWDSINRINGNYLHRSVIMVAMSVMDWDKIEREIFMIDPQVKINAIITKSVRGLFNYEIKKNDDRDIIRTKIEKNELELEKIRQIAIVRAQKEHEKLHKKSQRRKPNSKKQDNNDKKD; from the coding sequence ATGGAAAAGAATAATTTAAATGAAATAATTGAAGACATTCAAGAAGCAACTCAAGAAATTATTCAAGAAGAAGTTGTTGAATTCCAATCAAGTGAAGAAAAAAAATCAATTAATAAGTTGGCAAAAGAATTAAATAGAGGTGGAAATATTGATGGAGAACTTTTAAGTAATCTTGAAAATAAAATTATGTCTAAAAGAGAACAAAAATTACTTGTTCAGCAATATTTTAGAACCAAATTTATTAGAGACTTCTTTAAAATTATTCTAGCTGCCTTTTTAATTACTATTACTTTTGACTACTTTATTACTCCAACGGGTAGAGGTGGTCTTTTCCCAGCTGGAGCTGGAGCAATTGCACGTTTTTTTGCAACTTTGACTTTTCCTAATCAAGATCAAGTCCAATTGCAATCATCATTTTATTTTATTTATTATTTTGCTATAAATATTCCTCTTTTTATTTTTGGATATATTAAATTAGGAAAAAAATTTACATTTACAACATTTATTTTTATAATTATGCAGATTGGTTTTGACCAGATTATTCAAAATATTCCATTTATTAACCCAAGAGAATTTAATTTACTTGTAAATTATCAATTAATTGGTTCAATGCCAGGGTCATGAAATACAGGTATTTGATTATTTATATTTGCAGCATTGGGTGGGTTTTTACTAGGATTCTCATATTCAATTGTATATAAAATTGGTTCTTCTACTGGAGGATTAGACTTTTTAACTGTTTTTTTATCTAATAAAACAAATAAACCAGTTGGTTCACTAAACAGAAAAGTTAATTTTATTATTTTAGCAGTTGTTATTATTTTAAATACTATTATTATTCCTATGTCTCTTATTAATTCTGATATAAAAATTAATATCCTTCAAAGTGGTAATTATTATCAAGATAATAATCTATTAAAATCAATGTGAGATTTTGCAATTGAAAATGGTGCATTAGTTGGGGATAATAATAATTTACGATGAGATCCAGTATTTGAAGCCTGATTTAACAATATCATTTATTCTAATGATTACACTTCAATAGAATCTGCAAGGAATTTATTTGATGGTTCAGCTTCGTTTACAAAGGATCAATATGAATTTTTAGTTCAATTTGTTTGTAAAAAGGGTTATGGTGATGATTTAGTAAATGTTAATCAAGGATTAGTATGACATATTAAATTTTTATTTATTTTTGGACCATCACTATTTGCCTCTTTCTCACTTGTAATTTTTGCAGGAATGTCAACTAATATTTTCTATCCAAAATATACAGTAAGAACATATATGATAACAACAAACACTCCAAAAGAAATTAACAAAATGTTATTGGAAAATGGATTCCAAAATGATATTTTAAATTGAGATAGTATCAATAGAATTAATGGAAATTATTTACATAGAAGTGTTATTATGGTAGCAATGTCAGTTATGGATTGAGATAAAATTGAAAGAGAAATTTTTATGATTGACCCTCAAGTTAAAATTAATGCTATTATAACAAAAAGCGTACGGGGATTATTTAACTATGAAATTAAAAAGAATGATGATAGAGATATTATAAGAACCAAAATTGAAAAGAATGAACTGGAATTAGAAAAAATTAGACAAATTGCAATTGTTAGAGCTCAAAAAGAGCATGAAAAATTACATAAAAAGAGTCAAAGAAGGAAACCAAATTCTAAAAAACAAGATAATAATGATAAAAAAGATTAA
- a CDS encoding post-transcriptional regulator, with the protein MIKKINFFKETSKFIKFISFFVYNYDYSGDLMKEENLKKIIYEMLDLKLTEIRKEFSRITLKDLYCYLKDVIFKKNKIVDLNDLSFFIMNIKINKIFEYLNVSAILDKNNSIEMDLKIILER; encoded by the coding sequence ATGATAAAAAAGATTAATTTTTTTAAAGAAACTAGTAAATTTATTAAATTTATTAGTTTTTTTGTTTATAATTATGATTATAGTGGTGATTTAATGAAAGAGGAAAATCTTAAAAAAATTATTTATGAAATGTTAGATCTTAAATTAACAGAAATAAGGAAAGAATTTAGTAGAATTACTTTGAAGGACTTATACTGCTATTTAAAAGATGTAATATTTAAGAAGAATAAAATAGTTGATTTAAATGATTTATCATTCTTTATTATGAACATTAAAATTAACAAAATATTTGAATATCTAAATGTTAGTGCAATTTTAGATAAAAATAATTCAATTGAAATGGATTTAAAAATTATTTTAGAAAGATAG
- the fib gene encoding cytoskeletal motor fibril protein Fib translates to MIGIISTAYFTVKDREGIKTVKKYWWRNMVIQHLKYRGKFFIIATIGYGKANAAMAITYLMEEYPTLETVLNIDLALSTNDKFDTTDTVMATKFIYRDADLTVFKDIKYGQIVHEPEAYTFNTEFVTQVKNFKLGVSDGIIGTADMLIYNSKQFKEMVDKYGQTIDVIDSEAGALAQIAKKSSVNFVAMKIMYNNALSPWDNDPLHKFKIYETANTLKYLLARLFNLLSSKYIIDFTKNTNDELEVIHELFELSHDEWVSLFKSDVTSIISGLGPSLMLVDKKAAKPEAIDIVEILKSKLEDEGPSKIILGEDEWKNAPKKWLRKMMFLTNIHVNDDELLWNKSAKYDLKSTKIVSIEDVARAVSKVIADRSQDKSAYTYDGATVLKKHLLVAVDAPISFYITHNITHEFVEAPKQGSQLVANEFIKYLNEQLAEVESPFEKIIVYCKVPAEGVAKLPVIIKTKSKANEAVVFGGYSSKDQKTYTVVDITRNDYDPLKVGSFKVTVRLKNA, encoded by the coding sequence ATGATAGGTATTATTTCAACAGCTTACTTTACAGTTAAAGATCGTGAAGGGATTAAAACTGTAAAAAAATATTGATGAAGAAATATGGTTATTCAACATCTTAAATACAGAGGGAAGTTTTTTATAATCGCAACAATCGGTTATGGAAAAGCAAATGCTGCAATGGCAATTACTTATTTAATGGAAGAATATCCAACTTTGGAAACAGTTTTAAACATAGACTTAGCTTTATCAACAAATGATAAATTTGATACAACAGATACAGTTATGGCTACAAAATTTATTTATAGAGATGCTGATTTAACAGTATTCAAAGATATTAAATATGGACAAATCGTACATGAACCAGAAGCATATACTTTTAATACAGAATTTGTAACACAAGTTAAAAACTTTAAATTAGGAGTTTCAGATGGTATTATTGGTACTGCTGATATGTTAATTTATAACTCAAAACAATTTAAAGAAATGGTTGACAAATACGGTCAAACAATTGACGTAATTGATTCAGAAGCTGGAGCATTAGCTCAAATAGCTAAAAAATCAAGTGTTAACTTTGTTGCAATGAAAATTATGTATAATAATGCATTATCACCATGAGATAATGATCCATTACATAAGTTTAAAATTTATGAAACAGCTAATACTTTAAAATACTTATTGGCAAGATTATTTAACTTATTATCATCAAAATACATTATTGACTTTACAAAAAATACAAATGATGAATTAGAAGTAATTCATGAATTATTTGAATTATCTCATGATGAATGAGTATCACTTTTCAAAAGTGATGTTACATCAATTATTTCTGGTTTAGGACCATCATTGATGTTAGTTGATAAAAAAGCAGCTAAACCTGAAGCTATTGATATTGTAGAAATTTTAAAAAGTAAATTAGAAGATGAAGGACCAAGTAAAATTATTTTAGGAGAAGATGAATGAAAAAATGCTCCTAAAAAATGATTACGTAAAATGATGTTCTTAACAAATATTCATGTAAATGATGATGAATTGTTATGAAATAAATCAGCTAAATATGATCTTAAATCAACTAAAATTGTTTCAATTGAAGATGTTGCAAGAGCGGTTTCAAAAGTAATTGCTGATCGTTCACAAGATAAATCAGCATATACATATGATGGTGCTACAGTATTGAAAAAACATTTACTAGTTGCAGTAGATGCACCAATTTCATTCTATATTACTCATAATATTACTCATGAATTTGTTGAAGCTCCAAAACAAGGATCACAATTAGTTGCAAACGAATTTATAAAATATTTAAATGAACAATTGGCAGAAGTTGAATCTCCATTTGAAAAAATAATAGTATACTGTAAAGTTCCTGCAGAAGGAGTTGCAAAGCTTCCAGTTATTATTAAAACTAAATCAAAAGCTAATGAAGCTGTTGTATTTGGCGGATACTCAAGTAAAGATCAAAAAACTTATACAGTTGTTGATATTACAAGAAATGATTACGACCCATTGAAAGTTGGATCATTCAAAGTTACAGTTCGTTTAAAAAATGCATAG
- a CDS encoding protein translocase SecDF, variant type, with protein MNNKEKNISNKPKKPILKIFAILIIISSLVLGIVFSNLKFSENIKLGSDFKGYYSALVSVGNLNEKESINGQPNGDSTEGAKALNERLNPMGNNQIIIEKAGKNFLKVLSPVDAYQNETIFKNQIQKNGGIVLLDSTEGKFNDLQITNESNKLERKGINEYFTGASSTFINESNSKNPAISYSLNGDNFKALFKTEEGAEGQTREAGTLPLFILLDADGFYNDIRNYYNLIKGEKKDRIEEFFKVIVEPLRTFYDASSTPTKVKEVLYDLFYGQWTEKTSSGISTTYRGSLMSKRNASNETLKDANSFLEVVDSFNYLSETSKYVYDSNAVTKDFETGGRYSQNVKLWDSSNTLTEKYKVNEIFSLINPVLLNFVISNQILFNETFANNLVTNYFLFNGNVTESKGQASNGYIDGNNLITKVDSEAKARIGASLFNASGKGFVFTVNSVATIDGKVTQVMLISALVFILIIALCLIVYMGFFYRLLGLFSMIITLAIIGMTLLSLSWFNLAVGPETIICSFILLGLNIEIFSSLFENMKESYYLKQRGLKTSFNISIKENVGIALDLVVALLIPSMCMFWISSNAIISMAIMLAMGSFFTVLFTILVGVILFKLIINSQLIANKSYLFALNTDFASQGKFFMNYKIRKIENKITKLNSKPEIDKEAISKLESDLKSLNDKLSEINLKDIEKNNKKQELAKEKLNKKIDLITEKINSLNPEKDAKKIQSLNFKVNELIFVRDDNTQNIIEEEGQIVTSTNEKLKIKTVERNIKNGTKFVSLFGVILLALSLGLGFLFGLRFDDTFGGRTDYTLWGDNTSTLYSQIREERFEDTSYGNEQKLKEIYEFKEDLVEKHESFKSNNQSNEEAVKLDETRTVSEFLNFVFDDSFYVNYLAQNLSDKKSYKSKNYSVSYGDKFIFNDPSSITKENQNWITLTVFTQDLKQSAIIKKMFNNLGVDKNINSTSNNGFITKAIKPATMFWSIKEIAISILIIIAALVIYILIRFKWTYYIAMIISIVLAPLVAVAAITALQIPLGNVAIIAIVGSIFFTIISLFIIFGKARTLIASKDEKSLINFFKQEIEIIYDTKSVKKKMNDELFNLKNEMRLNIRTNNLPKEEKKKLKLEFKEIKHAKKIEFRKVKKANKIKINRVAKQNNYLSEVLVKTFRFGLVRSLLLIVLYTVLGIILASSMSSIWSFGASMIIGIFVSSVFVLFISLPLWVVFEQIRIRNQLARKRFINGLYVSKEEQIIEGIND; from the coding sequence TTGAATAACAAGGAAAAAAATATAAGCAATAAGCCTAAAAAACCAATTTTAAAGATTTTTGCTATATTAATAATTATTTCTTCTTTGGTATTAGGGATAGTTTTCTCTAATTTAAAATTCTCAGAAAATATTAAGTTGGGTTCAGACTTTAAAGGTTATTACTCAGCTCTTGTTTCAGTTGGTAATTTAAATGAAAAGGAATCAATAAATGGTCAACCAAATGGTGATTCAACAGAAGGAGCTAAAGCTCTAAATGAACGTTTAAATCCAATGGGAAATAATCAAATAATAATTGAAAAAGCTGGTAAAAACTTTTTAAAAGTTTTATCTCCAGTAGATGCATATCAAAATGAAACAATTTTTAAAAATCAAATCCAAAAAAATGGGGGAATTGTTTTATTAGACTCAACAGAAGGTAAATTTAATGATTTACAAATTACAAACGAAAGTAATAAACTTGAAAGAAAAGGAATTAATGAATATTTTACTGGAGCATCTTCAACTTTCATTAATGAGTCAAATTCAAAAAACCCAGCAATTTCATATTCACTAAATGGTGATAATTTTAAAGCATTATTTAAAACAGAAGAAGGAGCTGAAGGACAAACTCGTGAAGCAGGAACTTTACCTCTATTTATCCTTTTAGACGCTGATGGTTTTTATAATGATATAAGAAACTATTACAATTTAATTAAAGGTGAGAAAAAAGATAGAATTGAAGAATTCTTTAAAGTTATTGTTGAACCTTTAAGAACTTTCTATGATGCAAGTAGTACTCCTACAAAAGTTAAAGAAGTTTTATATGACCTATTTTATGGTCAATGAACTGAAAAAACATCTTCAGGAATTAGTACAACTTATAGAGGTTCATTGATGAGTAAAAGAAATGCTTCAAATGAAACTTTAAAAGATGCAAACTCATTTTTAGAGGTTGTAGATTCATTTAACTATTTATCAGAGACTTCAAAATATGTTTATGATTCAAATGCTGTTACAAAGGATTTTGAAACAGGTGGAAGATATTCACAAAATGTAAAATTATGAGATTCTTCAAATACATTAACAGAAAAATATAAAGTTAATGAAATATTTTCTTTAATAAACCCAGTACTTTTAAATTTTGTTATATCAAATCAAATACTTTTTAATGAAACTTTTGCTAATAACTTAGTAACTAATTATTTCTTATTTAATGGAAATGTTACTGAATCAAAAGGGCAAGCTTCTAATGGGTATATTGATGGAAATAATTTAATAACTAAAGTTGATTCAGAAGCAAAGGCTAGAATTGGTGCTTCTTTATTTAACGCATCTGGTAAAGGGTTTGTTTTTACAGTTAACTCTGTTGCAACTATTGATGGAAAAGTAACACAAGTGATGTTAATTTCAGCATTAGTATTTATATTAATTATTGCTTTATGTTTAATTGTTTATATGGGATTCTTTTATAGACTACTTGGTCTTTTCTCAATGATAATTACATTAGCAATTATAGGAATGACTTTATTGTCATTATCATGATTCAATCTGGCAGTTGGACCAGAAACAATTATTTGCTCGTTTATTTTACTTGGGCTAAATATTGAGATCTTCTCTTCTCTATTTGAAAATATGAAGGAGAGTTACTATCTAAAACAAAGAGGATTAAAAACTAGTTTTAATATTTCTATTAAAGAAAATGTTGGAATAGCATTAGATTTAGTTGTTGCTTTATTAATTCCATCAATGTGTATGTTCTGAATCTCATCTAATGCAATTATTTCAATGGCAATAATGTTGGCAATGGGGTCATTCTTTACAGTATTATTTACAATATTGGTAGGTGTAATTCTATTTAAATTAATAATTAATTCTCAATTAATTGCAAATAAATCATATTTATTTGCTTTAAATACAGATTTTGCATCTCAAGGTAAATTCTTTATGAATTATAAAATAAGAAAAATAGAAAATAAAATTACTAAATTAAATTCAAAACCTGAAATTGACAAAGAAGCAATTTCAAAACTTGAAAGTGATCTTAAATCTTTAAACGATAAATTAAGTGAAATTAACTTAAAAGATATAGAAAAAAATAATAAGAAGCAAGAATTAGCTAAGGAAAAACTAAATAAAAAAATTGATTTAATAACAGAAAAAATTAATAGTTTAAATCCTGAAAAAGATGCTAAAAAAATTCAGTCACTTAATTTTAAAGTAAATGAATTAATATTTGTTAGAGATGATAATACTCAAAATATTATTGAAGAAGAAGGGCAAATTGTTACTTCTACTAATGAAAAACTAAAAATAAAGACAGTTGAAAGAAACATCAAAAATGGAACTAAGTTTGTTTCATTATTTGGAGTAATTCTACTGGCATTATCACTAGGTCTTGGTTTCTTATTCGGTCTACGTTTTGATGATACATTTGGTGGAAGAACAGATTATACTTTATGAGGAGATAATACTTCAACACTTTATTCTCAAATTAGAGAAGAGCGTTTTGAAGATACAAGTTATGGTAACGAACAAAAGTTAAAAGAAATCTATGAATTTAAAGAAGACTTAGTTGAAAAACATGAGAGCTTTAAATCTAATAATCAATCTAATGAAGAAGCTGTTAAATTAGATGAAACAAGAACAGTTAGTGAATTCTTAAACTTTGTATTCGATGATAGTTTTTATGTTAATTACTTGGCTCAAAATTTATCAGATAAGAAGTCATATAAAAGTAAAAATTATTCAGTTTCTTATGGAGATAAATTCATATTTAATGATCCCTCTTCAATAACTAAAGAAAATCAAAATTGAATAACATTGACAGTATTTACACAAGATTTAAAACAGTCAGCAATTATTAAAAAAATGTTTAATAATTTAGGTGTGGATAAAAATATAAATTCAACTTCAAATAATGGATTTATAACAAAAGCTATTAAACCAGCTACAATGTTCTGATCAATTAAGGAAATAGCGATCTCTATTTTAATAATTATTGCAGCGTTAGTTATTTATATACTTATTAGATTTAAATGAACATATTATATAGCGATGATTATATCAATAGTTTTAGCACCACTAGTTGCAGTTGCAGCAATAACAGCATTACAAATTCCTTTAGGAAATGTTGCAATCATTGCAATAGTTGGTTCAATATTCTTTACAATTATTTCTTTATTCATTATATTTGGTAAAGCAAGAACTCTAATTGCATCAAAAGATGAAAAATCATTAATAAACTTCTTTAAACAAGAAATTGAAATTATTTATGATACAAAATCAGTTAAGAAAAAAATGAATGATGAGTTATTTAATCTTAAAAATGAAATGAGACTAAATATTAGAACTAATAATTTACCAAAAGAAGAGAAGAAAAAATTAAAATTAGAATTTAAAGAAATTAAGCATGCTAAAAAAATAGAGTTTAGAAAAGTTAAAAAAGCTAATAAAATTAAAATAAATAGAGTTGCAAAACAAAACAACTATTTATCAGAAGTTTTAGTAAAAACATTTAGATTTGGGTTAGTTAGATCTTTATTATTAATTGTTTTATATACAGTTCTTGGAATCATCTTAGCTTCATCAATGTCAAGTATTTGATCATTTGGAGCTTCAATGATAATTGGGATTTTTGTTTCAAGTGTATTTGTATTATTTATTTCCTTACCATTGTGGGTAGTATTTGAGCAAATAAGAATAAGAAATCAATTAGCAAGAAAACGTTTCATAAATGGTTTATATGTTTCAAAAGAAGAACAAATCATAGAAGGAATAAATGATTAA
- a CDS encoding RelA/SpoT family protein: MQSRASMSEQEFNFIECRDVEVLVSEMKKYIKNKKLIDEVKRAYYYAEEKHKNQKRKSGDPFIIHPLSTAYYLAQWRMGPKTIIAGLLHDVIEDTPVTFSEIEELYGVEVADIVEAVTKVSYFTKENREQMKANYLRKLFLSMIRDIRVIIVKIADRMHNLLTLQHMKPEKQKVIAKETLEIYSTIAHRIGMKNAKNLLEDYSFEYLNPKEFKRVKSLLEEDKSTRKEIITEIISEVNRKLKAGGISNVTIFGRSKTIYSIYRKLTQFGKSFSDIHDILAVRIITEKQDDCYRILGWLHQLFTPLSGRFKDYIATPKNNLYQSLHSTLASKDGIIFEAQIRTYEMDDIAENGAAAHWKYKEGEKNIDIAEKQKEIDLKVDMFTRLMDLEKLASEAAELDYDEESQKIDLSGEVVEEAFKSDYLAPMIYILTPDGNVVNLPFGSTVLDFAYKIHTEVGNKTIGAKINGVFSPYNSTLNSGEMVEIQTSKETNPHEKWLRFVRTSTARRAIEDYLNTEKVKAQAKEQITNQKIIRNVKREVDRYIIAHNLKWQVKSIDEIQKKLNVLDYKNIDEFLLSVGNGDFTIPEAVEIVYVSKQELKDIEVINDMKTRKYKSAKGRDDLRINGIEKVNCTLAQCCYPVPVEPVTSFMSKTKGIQVHRSDCLNITNIKRVKNLLETEWIEAKTEDRNYNAKIRMTTYDRPGILLDIINVFNAQRVNLNEVKVISQEEDYSGKGSMIISVNNADQLNVILKSLSEIPGVIGVTRATSSENPMA; encoded by the coding sequence ATGCAGTCAAGAGCCTCAATGAGTGAACAAGAATTTAATTTTATTGAATGCCGTGATGTTGAAGTTCTTGTTTCAGAAATGAAAAAGTATATTAAAAATAAAAAATTAATTGATGAAGTTAAAAGAGCATATTATTATGCTGAAGAAAAACATAAAAATCAAAAAAGAAAAAGTGGAGATCCTTTCATAATACATCCACTTTCAACTGCATATTATTTAGCTCAATGAAGAATGGGACCAAAAACTATTATTGCTGGTCTTTTACACGATGTAATTGAAGATACCCCAGTTACTTTCTCGGAAATTGAAGAATTATATGGTGTTGAGGTTGCAGATATTGTTGAAGCTGTAACAAAAGTAAGTTACTTTACAAAAGAAAATCGTGAGCAAATGAAAGCTAATTATTTAAGAAAACTATTCTTATCAATGATTAGAGATATTAGAGTTATTATTGTAAAAATTGCTGACCGTATGCATAATTTATTAACTCTTCAACATATGAAACCTGAAAAGCAAAAAGTAATTGCTAAAGAAACATTAGAAATTTACTCAACAATTGCTCATAGAATTGGTATGAAAAATGCTAAGAATCTTTTAGAAGATTACTCATTTGAATATTTAAATCCAAAAGAATTCAAAAGGGTTAAAAGTCTTTTAGAAGAAGATAAAAGTACAAGAAAAGAAATAATTACTGAAATTATTTCTGAAGTTAATAGAAAATTAAAAGCTGGTGGTATCTCAAATGTAACTATTTTTGGTAGATCAAAAACAATTTATTCAATTTATAGAAAATTAACTCAATTTGGTAAGTCATTTAGTGATATTCACGATATTTTGGCTGTAAGAATTATTACTGAAAAACAAGATGATTGTTATAGAATTCTTGGCTGATTACATCAACTATTTACACCTTTATCAGGAAGATTTAAAGACTATATTGCAACACCAAAAAATAATTTATATCAATCATTGCATTCAACATTAGCAAGTAAAGATGGAATTATTTTTGAAGCACAAATAAGAACGTATGAAATGGACGATATTGCTGAAAATGGAGCAGCTGCTCACTGAAAATATAAAGAGGGTGAAAAAAATATTGATATTGCTGAAAAACAAAAGGAAATTGATTTGAAAGTAGATATGTTTACAAGATTAATGGACTTAGAAAAATTAGCATCAGAAGCTGCAGAATTAGATTACGATGAAGAATCACAAAAAATTGATTTAAGTGGAGAAGTAGTTGAAGAAGCTTTTAAATCAGATTATTTAGCACCAATGATTTATATTTTAACTCCAGATGGGAATGTTGTTAACTTACCATTTGGATCAACTGTTTTAGATTTTGCATATAAAATTCACACTGAAGTTGGGAATAAAACTATTGGAGCTAAAATTAATGGGGTGTTTTCACCCTATAACTCAACATTAAATTCAGGAGAAATGGTGGAAATTCAAACTTCAAAAGAAACAAATCCTCATGAAAAGTGATTACGTTTTGTACGTACTTCAACGGCACGAAGAGCTATTGAAGATTATTTAAATACTGAAAAAGTAAAAGCACAAGCAAAAGAACAAATTACAAATCAAAAAATCATTAGAAATGTTAAACGTGAAGTTGATAGATATATAATTGCTCACAACTTAAAATGACAAGTAAAATCAATTGATGAAATTCAAAAAAAATTAAATGTTTTAGATTATAAAAATATTGATGAGTTTTTATTATCAGTTGGTAATGGTGATTTTACTATTCCAGAAGCAGTTGAAATTGTATATGTATCAAAACAAGAGTTAAAAGATATTGAAGTAATCAATGATATGAAAACTAGAAAATATAAGTCAGCTAAGGGAAGAGATGATTTAAGAATTAATGGAATTGAAAAAGTTAATTGTACTCTTGCACAATGTTGTTATCCAGTTCCTGTTGAACCAGTTACTAGTTTTATGTCAAAAACAAAAGGGATTCAGGTTCATCGCAGTGATTGTTTAAATATTACCAATATTAAAAGAGTAAAAAACTTATTAGAAACAGAGTGAATTGAAGCAAAAACTGAAGATAGAAATTATAATGCCAAAATAAGAATGACAACCTATGATCGACCAGGAATTTTATTAGATATAATTAACGTTTTTAATGCTCAAAGAGTAAATCTAAATGAGGTTAAAGTTATTTCTCAAGAAGAAGATTATTCAGGTAAGGGAAGTATGATTATAAGTGTTAATAATGCTGATCAATTAAATGTGATATTAAAATCACTTTCAGAAATTCCTGGAGTTATTGGAGTTACAAGAGCAACTTCATCAGAAAATCCAATGGCATAA